AGAACCTCGGTGTTTCCTATGACCTCCTGAAGGGCATTCATGAGACGGGCAAGCTCCCTGTCGTTAACTTTGCAGCTGGCGGCGTGGCAACACCTGCAGATGCCGCATTGATGATGCATTTGGGCGCTGACGGCGTCTTTGTTGGATCCGGTATTTTCAAATCGGACAGCCCTGAGAAATTCGCTCGTGCGATCGTTGAAGCGACTACGCATTATGATGATTATAAATTGATTGCTGAAGTATCCAAGAACCTGGGTACTCCGATGAAAGGCATCGAGATATCCAAGCTTAGTCCGGCTGAGCGCATGCAGGATCGCGGCTGGTAAGAGAGAAGGGGTAACATGAAGGTCGGCGTACTGGCACTTCAGGGTGCCGTTGCAGAGCATATTCGAAGCATCACGCTTGCTGGTGCCGAGGGAGTGCCGATCAAGAAGGTCGAGCAGTTGGACGGCATTGACGGCTTGATTATTCCTGGCGGTGAGAGCACCACCATCGGCAAGCTGATGCGCAAGTATGATTTTATGGATGCGATTCGTCAGTTCTCAGCCCAGGGCAAACCGATATTCGGAACATGCGCCGGACTGATCGTGCTCGCAGAACGAATTCAAGGCGACGAAGAGGCTCACTTGAAGCTGATGGACATCACGGTGGCACGGAACGCATTTGGACGTCAGCGTGAAAGCTTCGAGACCGATTTGCCTGTAAAAGGAATCGAGGAAACGGTACGGGCAGTCTTTATCCGTGCGCCGCTCATTCTGGAGGTGGGTGCGGGCGTTGAGGTCTTGTCCACTTATAAGGATGAGATCGTTACAGCCAGACAGGGGCATCTGCTTGCAGCTTCCTATCATCCGGAGCTGACGGACGATTATCGACTTCATCAATATTTTGTGGAGATGGTTCGATCCCGGTCTACGGCACCACAGACGTAATAGTTACAGTAGAAGACATCTTGACTCTTTGGCAGTATGTGGGGGTCGAGTTGTCTTTTTCGCTGAAATACAATAAGATGTATCGTATGTAATAATGTACACTGCAGCCTTGTCCCAAGGCTTTTTATCAACATATAGGGCAGCTGCTTCGATATACTTGATGGATGTTTTACTTTAGGAGGGTTTCCCGTGTTAGACGTAAAAATATTGCGCAGCGAGTACAGTCGTGTAGAAGAAGCGCTGAAGAATCGAGGCAAATCGCTCGATCTGATTGCGGATTTTCCTAAGCTTGACGCCCGGCGCCGGGAATTGCTGCAGGAAAGCGAAAGTTTGAAGAATCGCCGCAACACCGTGTCGGCTGAAGTAGCCAAACTGAAGAAGAATCGTGAGAATGCAGATGATCTGATACTGGAAATGCGCCAAGTGTCGGACCAGATTAAAGCGATGGATGAGGAAGTTCGTGAGCTGGAAGCCAGCATATCCGAGCTTACTTTGGCGATTCCGAATATCCCTCATGAGAGTGTGCCTGTAGGCGCCTCGGAGGAGGAGAACGTGGAAATCCGCCGCTGGGCGGAGCCAAAAGCTTTCGATTTCGAGCCTAAGGCTCACTGGGAGCTTGCTCAGAATCTGAGTATTTTGGATTTTGAAGCAGGTGCGAAGGTAACGGGTTCGCGGTTTACGTTCTACAAAGGTTTAGGTGCTCGTCTTGAGCGTGCCTTGATCAGTTTCATGATGGACCTGCACAGCGACAAACACGGCTATGAGGAGATGCTGCCTCCATATATCGTCAACCGGGACAGCTTGTACGGAACAGGACAGCTGCCTAAATTCGAAGAGGATTTATTCAAAATTAGCGATACCGACTATTACCTGATCCCAACCGCTGAGGTTCCTGTAACGAACTACCATCGCGAGGAAATCTTAAATAGCGAGGATCTGCCTAAATATTACGTGGCGTACAGCTCCTGTTTCCGTTCGGAAGCCGGCGCGGCAGGGCGCGACACGCGGGGACTTATTCGTCAGCATCAGTTCAACAAGGTTGAGATGGTGAAAATTGTACACCCGGAAACTTCGTTTGATGAGCTTGAGAAGATGACGGCGGATGCGGAGCGCGTGCTTCAGCTGCTGAATCTTCCTTATCGCGTCATGGCTCTCTGTACTGGGGATATGGGCTTCGGATCGATGAAGACATACGATCTGGAAGTTTGGCTTCCGGAGAGCGGCGTATATCGCGAAATCTCCTCATGTTCGAACATCGGGGACTTCCAGGCACGCCGTGCCAACATTCGCTTCCGTCCGGAACCGAAGAGCAAGCCTGAATTTGTCCACACCTTGAATGGTTCCGGGCTTGCGGTTGGACGTACCGTCGCTGCGATTCTGGAGAATTATCAACAGGCTGACGGGTCCGTCGTTATTCCTGAAGTACTTCGCCCGTACATGGGGAACGTTAGTATCATCGACCAGAAAAAATAAGTTGATAAAACAGTTTGTCTTGTGGTATAATGATTTTTGCACGTGATTCATTTGCATGGATCATTACCACATGGAGAGGTACCGAAGCGGTCATAACGGGGCGGTCTTGAAAACCGTTAGGGGGCAACTCCACATGGGTTCGAATCCCATCCTCTCCGCCATACATATCAAACGCAAACCGTTTCCTTAGGGAAACGGTTTTTTTGCTCTATTTTATGAGGAATCATTGCGTGGTCTTCCCTTCAGTAGGTTTGTGCTTTATGGAGGAGGCTGTATAAAACATCCCCTGTTATCGCAATTTATAGAGAAGGGGAGGTGTGAACATGAACTCAGAACTGAATGTGGATCAGTCGACGCTGGTCAATGCCTGGCAGGAAAGGCTGCCCACCATATTAAAGCCGGGAGATCGCGCAGAAGTGGCTGCAGACGAAGGGGACCCGAACGCCATCCGCATTCACATTGATGCAGCAGGTCGCCAGGAGTATTCATTTGATTTTCAATGCACGTATGTGGATTCACGGGAAGTGAAGGTCGATTTGGTCGATGTAGAGCGTGATGGTGCAACGACGGATGAGCGTAATGAGAACATTCAGGGCATGGTCGGCGATTATACGCGCCATATCCATGAGTGTGCCCAAACGCTGCAGCAAATCACGCATCACTAGTTCCATAAATGAGCGAGACAGTTTCCATACTGTCCATCATGGTATGGACATCAAAGGCAGGATAGCGTAAGACATCGTTGTGATCCATGAAATGGAGGGCTATCAGTTGAGCAAACCAAAAGCGATTCCGGTACCGGAAGCACAGGAGCAGCCGAAGCAGCGCAAGGACCATGACCGTGGCGGCCAGGAGCCGCTGTCAGGCTCGCACAGAGCGAAGATCCGTAAACAGGATGGACATTTCAATCCGGAGGGCTAGAAGCCTGTAGAGTGAAGACTGAGAGGCTAGAAAGCAAGAATCGAGGGAACTTCCTGTCATTCGACAGGAAGTTCTTTTTTTCGTTTTGAAACCTTTTGCGTCCAACTTCCGTATTAGTGTTCAAGTGTAATATTTTGGGGCCCCACCTTATTCGCATGTTAAGAAGTTTGAAATTAAGATGGATGGAAAAAGAAAGGAAATAAAATTTCAGTAAATATTCCAGAAAGTGTTTCTCATTTTGGTTAAATGGTTTATGATTAGAAGGTCTGTTATTTTTTTGACTGTTAGAGGGGAGAGAAATTTTAATGAACAAGAAGTTTGCAGCTATCATGCTGACACTGCTGCTCACAGTGACAGTTGTACTTTCTGGCTGCGCCAAAAAAGAAGAGCCTAAGGCAGCGATGACGAATGCTGCTACGAACGCGATGAAGATGACATCCTACGAAATGAAGAGTAAATTTGTCATTGAAGACCTTCAAGTTAACATACCTGCAGTTGAAGGCGATCCAAGCGTAACACAGGCGATGACGATGTTGAAGAATGCTGAGGTTACGCTTGATGGTATCTACCAAGCTGATCCAATGCAAACCGAGATGAACATGGGTATCAATCTGAAGGGTGACATGGCGATGTCCTTCAATATTGATATGGTGATGACGAAAGAGAAAATCTACGTTAAAGTTCCAAGCATTCCAATGCTGCCATTCCCAGAGGACGTTGTTGGTAAGTTCCTCATGATGGACATGAAAGAGCTTGCTGAGCAATCCGGTGAAACGTTTAGCCCAGAAAGCCTGGATACTGAGAAGTCCCAGAAATTCGTTAACGAAATCCTTGAAGCCTTGTTGAGCGAGTATGACCAAGCGAAATACTTCAAAGAGATCAATGTTAAAGATGCTGGCCTTCCAGAAGGCGTTGACGCTAAACAAGTGGTTCAATTCTTTGTAACCAATGATAACCTGAATGAAGCATTGGATATTATGGTAAACAAGGTTGCACCTAAGGTTGTTGACATTGCAGCTAAAGACGAGTACCGCGAATTGCTGGGTCTGACCCAAGAAGATATCGATGCTGCTAAAGCTGAAGTATCTAACGTTAACCAAGATGAATTCAAAGCGGGCTTGGAAGAGATGCAGAAATATCTGAAGATCAACACATTCAACATCAACACAGCTATCGATAAAAAGGATTTCCCTGCATATCAGGATGTTGTGTTGAACGTTGATTTCAACGATCCAGAAACCAATGAGAACGTGAAGTTGGCTGTGAAGGGTAGCACCCAATACAACAACATCAACGCTAAACAAGAATTCAAAATCGGTATTCCAAAAGATGCTGATGTCATCACGATGGAGCAATTTGAGGAATCCATGAGCCAAATGGGCACTTATTAATATTATTCATCGCAGACAACAAAACCCGGCCGTCATGGCCGGGTTTTTACGTTGTTATACTTTTACTCTACATAAGGATCATAGTTTCCCGCGCAAACGTCGGAAGAACTGAGTGAGCAGTGATGCGCATTCTTCCTGCAGCACGCCCTGAACCACGTTAGTCCGGTGATTAAAACGCGGCTCTTGAAGCAAATTCATCAATGTGCCGGCACAACCGGCTTTGGGATCACCAGCACCATAGATCAGCTCTGGGACCCGGGATTGGACGATAGCTCCTGCACACATGGGACAGGGTTCTAACGTCACGTATAATCGGCAGTCCAGCAGCCGCCATGCTCCAAGATGCTGGCTTGCCTCCCGAATAGCTACCATCTCGGCATGGGCCGTACCATCGTAAGTCGTTTCACGCAAATTGTATCCACGGCCAATAATCTCATCGCCCCGCACGATGACAGCACCAATCGGAACTTCACCGAGCTCTTCAGCTTTCCGTGCTTCTGCAATGGCTTCTCTCATCCAGTGCTCATGATTATCGTTATCCACAGCCAGTGGGTCTATTGAATTTGATATCAAACTAAAGTCTCCTTTCACAGCCCGTTAAAACCCTGTATTTATACCCAATGTTCAACGAACATTTATTCGTTTGTTAACATGTTGTGGACAGAATTGTGGATAACTAAAATATTATACACAAAGTTATGCACACTATCCCCAGATAAGTTGTGTATTTGTGCGCAATCTGTGGATACGTTGTTTATTTTACCGGGAATGACCTCTTATATTGTAAGGATTCCTTATTTCAATAGCAATGCGATTGTGGAAAAAACCATATAGCCATAAAGCTGCTTGTCTTTTCAAACGTTCGTGATCAAGGTATCATGAGGGTATTAGATTCGCAAGTCGTCTATGTGACAGCAGAAAGGTGAAGATGCCACTTGTCGATTAAGACGAAATTATCGATGATCATGTCCATATCGGTATTATTTATTCTTCTGCTCAACATTACGCTGAACTATTACACGACCCAGGAAAATTTGCAGCAGGATAGTGAAACCAAGATGGTGATGGCCGCTACTCAGATCGCCATTACGGTCCAGCAAACCGGCTTTAGTTCTGCATATGTGGATAATATATTCGGCGATATGCTGAAGGTGGCCGCGGTCAACGCGGCAAAAGCTTTGGATCCGGATATTAACAATATAACCAATCAGCAATTGGTGGAATTGAGTAAGGAGATTGGCGTCACTCACATATCATTAATGGTTCGGACGAATGATGATATCGTTGTTGCCCGATCCTCCTCTCAAGATGAAATCGGCCTTTCAACAAAGAACTGGGGGTATTGGCATACGGCTTTTCTGGAATTGTTCCAGTATGGTAAAGTCGTCTCAGTTACCGAGGGCCAGCGCTCCGATCATTTTTGGTCTGGACCGTTTGAGTTCTCCACATCCAATCCGGAATTCATTGATAAATGGGGATACTATTACGATAGCAAGCGCAATTATATTATTGATCCCTACATAAGGAATTCCAATATCAAGGACTTTGTGAAGATTACAAGTCCGGACACCGTTGTGAAAGAGACCTTGAAGTCGAATCCGCGGATATTGGAAGTAACAGGCATCAATCCTGAAACGTTTGGCAATGAATATATGAGGGAAGATGGAACAGATGACGTTCACCACAAGCTTCGCAATCGACCGATTACATTCGGCACCTATGACTATGGGAGCCTGGACCAAGATGCGGAAGCTGTGCAGAAGGCTGTTTCTACCGGCGATAATGTGGTGTTTGTCAGCACCATCAATAATAAGAAGGTGCTAAAAAGCTTCATCCCTATCGTATCCGAAAATAAACCGACCAGTGTCATTAGTGTCGTTATGGACTATGAAGCCATCTCCTCCGTGATGAGAGAGCAGATGATCAGTCTTGTGGCGATCTCATTGGTTTTATTGGAAATTGTGATATTCGGCAGTTATATTGTTGCGGGGTATTTTACCAAGCCGATTCAGGCTATCCTTGGAACTGTAAATGATGTGTCGGATGGTCACTTTGATCGAAGGCTGGAGGTAAGCAGCCGGGACGAGCTGGGTCAGCTTGCAGGTCGAATCAATGCGATGACACGTAATCTGGGCAACTATACGAGCCAGTTGAAGCAAATGGTCGACGAGAATCAGTCCGTTAAGGAATATCTGGAGTCTGTCATTAATCAGACAGCCGACGCCATTCATACAACCGATACCTATGAACGGGTTATTAGTGTAAATAAAGCGTTTGAGCAATTGTATGGTTGGAAGGCGCACGAAGTGGTTGGACGGAAGCCTGCACTTGTCCCTCCGGCTAAAGAGGAAGAAGAACAGGAACGCATCCGCCGCCTGCGGGCCGGAGAACGGCTTCCTCCAGTGGAGACGGTCCGCCTTCATAAAGATGGAAGCGCTATTGAGGTCAGCATCAGCACCTCGCTGGTGCGCGATGAGAACGGTGAGGTTACTTCCATGATTAGCGTGTCTCGGGATGTGACGGAACGCAATCGCATCGAGGAGCTGCTGCGACGTTCGGAGAAGCTCAATACTGTTGGCCAGCTGGCTGCCGGCGTTGCTCATGAGATCCGGAATCCACTGACGACCCTCCGTGGATTTCTGCAGCTTCAGAAGCAGACCCACAAGGTCAATCCGGACCATATTGATCTGATGCTGTCGGAGCTGGACCGAATTAATCTGATTGTCAGTGAATTTCTGATATTAGCGAAGCCGCAGGCGATTCATTTCCAAGAGAGGGATGTAAGAATCATTATGAGAGATGTCATTTCATTCCTCGACAGCCAAGCCCATTTGTACAGCATCGAGTTCAAATTGAAGTTTACTGAAGCACTAACCTACGTACACTGTGAGGAGAACCAGCTCAAGCAGGTGTTCATCAATCTGCTCAAGAATGCGATTGAAGCGATGCCGGATGGCGGGAGGATCTGGATTGAGCTTTCAAGGCCGAAGGGTGAATGGGTCCAAATCGACATTCGGGATGAAGGGCAAGGCATTCCGGAGGAGCTGATGCCGCATCTTGGCGAACCGTTTATTACGAATAAGGAAACGGGCACAGGGCTGGGATTGATGGTAAGCCAGCGTATTATTCAGGGCCACCGGGGTATGATGGAAATCGAGAGTGAAGTAGGAGCAGGAACGAAGGTGAGTATAGTTCTGCCTGCGATTCAGCGGAATGCGATCGAGGGATAAGCAAGAAGTAGTTACAGATAAGGGGATGGCATCTTGAGAATCAATAAATTTATCAGTGAAACGGGATATTGCTCAAGGCGTGAAGCGGACAAGCTGGTGGAGAGCGGGAAGGTTACCATCAATGGCGTGGTTGCAGTCCTTGGAAGCCAGGCAGAAGAAGGAGACGATGTCCGGATTCAGGGAAAGCCGCTTCAAGATAAGAAGAAGCATGTGTATATTGCTCTTAATAAGCCAGTCGGGATTACAAGCACCACCGAACCGCATATTAAGGGCAATATTGTAGACTTCGTAGGCCATAAGGAGCGTATTTTTCCTATCGGACGATTGGATAAGGACTCCGAGGGGCTGATTCTGCTGACGAATGATGGGGATATCGTCAATAAGATCCTTCGCTCCGAGGGGAAACATGAGAAAGAATACATTGTGACGGTGGATCGCCCGGTAACGGAATCCTTCCTTAGCGGGATGTCCAGCGGCGTCAAGATTTTAGGTGAGATGACGCTGCCCTGTGAGGTCACTCGAATGTCTGAGCGAGTGTTCCGAATCATTCTGACGGAGGGGAAAAATCGTCAAATCCGCAGAATGTGCAGCGCTTTTGGTTATGAGGTCCGAAAATTACAGCGAATCCGGATTATGAATATCCGTCTCGGCAGTCAACGCATCGGCGCTTGGCGTGATCTTAACGAGAAGGAGAAGGAAGAGCTTGGTCGGCTGCTGAACTATAGGCTCGAGTAGCAGGCTGAAATACATCTATAACCCTAAACCAAAACAACCGATGGATCTGGAGACCAGATGCATCGGTTGTTTATTGTGTGTTATAGTCTGTAGGGACCGTTCCCTGTTGAGTTATTCATTCACGCTGGTAAAGGTCGCACTATCCTGGTATTTACGTATAATGGAAACCTCGACTCTGCGGTTCTTCGCTCGCCCAGCAGCGGTGTTGTTATCGGCAATCGGATGGTATTCACCATAACCGATCGGCATGAACCGTTTAGGATCCAACTCCGAGTTGGTGAGCAGAATCTTCATGAACTGCAAGGCACGATCCGAGCTTAAATCCCAATTCGACGGATATCGGCTATTAGAGATTGGCACATTGTCCGTATGTCCGGATACAATAATTTCATAGTCCGGGAACTTATGAAGCATTTGTGAGATAGCCATGGCCAATTTGCGGGCCTCCGGCTTCACAACGGCTTCGCCGGAAGGGAACAAGGCGTTATCCCGTATTGTAATGACAAGCTGGGAGTGGTTCAACTTGGTGCTGAGCTCCGAGGTTAAACCGTTATTTTTAATATAATTATCGAGCTGCTTCTTTAACTTCTCCAGATCCTGTTGTTCCTGACGCATCAGCTCAGCACGTCGTTGGTCAGGTGTTGTTGCGGGAACGGAAGGGGATGTCGCTTTATGATCTTTAATATTGGGCGGATCATCGCTGGGTTCCGTTTTGCTGTAATCCAGCACGCCGGTCCCGCCAGTGAGAGCAACGCTGAAGGCTTCGCTCATTTCTTGAAATTTGCGTGCGTCTGTCGCACTCATGGCGTATAGCACCAGGAACAGGGCCAGAAGCAAGGTCAGTAGGTCTGCGTAAGGAAGAAGCCAGGATTCGTCGGCATGCTCCTCATGCGGCTCGTGCCTAGTCTTTTTGCTCACTAGCACCAGCCTCCCTCTCGCTGAGCTCAGCCCGTTCGGACGGTGTCAGGAACACGGAGAGCTTTTGATTGATTGCAATGGTGGATACACCGGATTGAATAGACAGCAGGCCTTCTACCATCATCAGGCGGATTTCAACCTCGCGTTTGGACAGACGCTTGAGTTTATTCGCAATCGGGTGACAGATAACATAACCGGTGAAGATACCGAGCAGGGTAGCAATAAATGCAGCCCCGATAGCATGAGCGAGTTCGCCCATATCTTCCATGTGGGACAGTGCAGCGATCAAACCGATAACGGCTCCGAGTACCCCGAGGGAAGGTGCATACATACCGGCTTGCGAGAAGATCAATGAACCGGAACGATGGCGCTCCTCGGTGGCATTAATATCTTCCATTAAAACGTCACGTACGAATTCCTGATCGTTGCCGTCGATGATCATGCGCATCCCATTACGCAGGAAGCTGTCATCGATTTCATCGACTTTGGTTTCCAGAGCCAGAAGTCCTTCACGGCGTGTGATCGAAGCCCACTCCATAAACAGCTTGATCATATCCGTTTTGTCCATCAGATTCTGTTTCACGAAGGTCATCTTGACCAGCTTCGGAATCTTTTTTAGCTCGACTAGCGGAAATCCGATGAATAAAGTTGCTGCCGTACCGCCAAGAATGATTAGATAGGCTGCCGGATTATACAAAGCGAGAAGGGAGGCACCTTTCAGGATCATGCCCACCAGTACCGCGACGATACCGATTATTAAGCCTATAATTGTTGAAATTTCCATACCACACCTCATCCGTGAGAAATAAAATAACGAATCCATTCGTCAGAACGGCTCTCATGGAGAACCGGGCCCCTTATGTGGGGCGTTATCCTATTTATCGTCAGGTCGGGCTTTTTTTTTTAGTTGTAATTTCCGGTATAATGGAAGGAAGGGAAACGAAGCTAAGTACGGCAAGGAAAGGAGTGATTAAGATGGGCGTTAAGCACGGAAGGGATTATGGCGAAATTCTGGCAGAACTGACCGAGGCGGTCGGGCGAATTTCCGACAGCTATGTCTTCTTTGAAATGGAAGCTGAGGATTGGGGCAATTTGGGCGAAGCCGAGCGAAATGAGGTCCATGAGGCGCTGGCAGAGGATTTGTTCTATGCGCTGGGCACAGAGCCGGTGATTAATGTTGGCAGCGGCGTGGTCATGCATGATCAGACGAACCATCGAATACATATTTTGATTGGTGAGGAAGAGTTGGCTTTTGTGGCCCTTGTGTAATCACTCCAGTTATCAACAGATACAGGGCAGAATAGAATAGATGACAGATAGCCCATATTACGGTTAGTCGGCTTTAAGATAGGTTTTTTTCGGGGAGGAAGATAAAAGATGCTTTATACGCAGCAAGAAGTAGAGGCTCATCTGGAAAAGCTTGAGGGTTGGGAATTTGAACAAGGGAGATGGATTGTACGAAAGTATACCTTCTCCTCCTTCATGAAGGGAATCGCTTTTGTTGATGAAGTGGCAGCTATTTCGGAAGCTTTCGGACATCACCCCTACATCACCATAGATTATAAAGTCGTTACACTTCGTCTCACTTCTTGGGACGACGGTGGCATTACGGCTGTGGATATTAAGGAAGCGCAGCAGTTTAACGAAGCCTATGAGAAGAGTCGTTCGAAGGATGGCAAGTCGGGACAATAGAACGGGGAGACCATTAGTCCCTTTAGAAGTCCCCAATATGTAAAAAAACACGCTTGCACCGGGAACAACTCCAGGTGCAAGCGTGTTTTGCGTATAAGCTGATTTATTTTTTCTCAGCAAGGTACAGCGCGATGTTTGCGATTTCTTCAGGTTTAAGTTGGTCTTTAAAGGAAGGCATTCCCTTACGACCTTTGGTTACAACGTTGAAGATCGCGTCCGCATCCATGTGTCCGCCTACTTGATTCAAAGCCGGCCCAGCGCCGCCTTGAAGTTGGTCGCCGTGACAGCTAATGCAGCTTGCTTTCAGTGTGGCTTCCGCTGCGGCTGCATCGAGAGTCACTTCCGGCATGGTCGGCTTCTCTTCCTGAGCTACCTGTTCCTTACCTGGGAGCGTAAACATCAGCGCGATAGCCAACGCACATGCGACGAAGAACAATCCGCTCATGATCCATTTTTGCATCGTCATATCGTCCCTTCTATGTATACTGCACTTTTGCACTTGTCTCCATTATAAACCAACATCCATAGACAGCATAGCCAGTTGTGACAAAAAAAGCAACTATACGGCGTAGCTTCATAAAAAGTACACAAAATTGTGCTTTTTCATATAGACAAAGATTAATATTCCTCATTTGTCGGGGGCTCATACACCATACAGTGGAAAAGGGCATTGCCCGTTGGCGTAAGCCGCTCATACGTATCGGTGATGTGAAAGCCTGCCCTTTGATAAGCGCGGATTGCTCGCTCATTCCAGGTCATTACCTCAAGGTCAATTTCGTCGGCAGGCCGCCTCCGTCTGGCTTCCCGGACAATCGTCTGCATAAATCGTTTACCCATTCCACGCCCGCACCAATCAGGCCGCATGCCAAGTCCGATTCGTGTCACATCATGCATCGGAAACAGCTGGGCAAATCCCCAGAGGGCCTCCCGCTCATCCAGAACCGAGATGTACTGTCTTCGGCGAATGTCCGGATCGCCAAACTCCACCTCAAGCCCTTTCATCTGCTCCCAGGGAAGAAAGCCATAGATATTATAGGGGGGAGGGTAGGCCCAGGCGCATATCTCTTCGGCGTGCTCTTCACGCATGACTACGGTGTGAAATGTAATCGGTGTGGCATCCATTTGCGAAGTCCTCCTATCGTCTGCATAAATAATAACCATATTACGAGCATCCAGGTTGCATCAAAAAAGCCCGCCAAAGAGAGGTAAGGGCTCCTTTAACGGGCAAGCATTATGTATAGGGAAGATTAGCCTCTATATCTTAGGATGATTCACCGACCGACTCTTCATACTTATCATCGCTCATGATACGCTTTGCACCCACGTACC
This Paenibacillus sp. JZ16 DNA region includes the following protein-coding sequences:
- the pdxT gene encoding pyridoxal 5'-phosphate synthase glutaminase subunit PdxT, with product MKVGVLALQGAVAEHIRSITLAGAEGVPIKKVEQLDGIDGLIIPGGESTTIGKLMRKYDFMDAIRQFSAQGKPIFGTCAGLIVLAERIQGDEEAHLKLMDITVARNAFGRQRESFETDLPVKGIEETVRAVFIRAPLILEVGAGVEVLSTYKDEIVTARQGHLLAASYHPELTDDYRLHQYFVEMVRSRSTAPQT
- the serS gene encoding serine--tRNA ligase codes for the protein MLDVKILRSEYSRVEEALKNRGKSLDLIADFPKLDARRRELLQESESLKNRRNTVSAEVAKLKKNRENADDLILEMRQVSDQIKAMDEEVRELEASISELTLAIPNIPHESVPVGASEEENVEIRRWAEPKAFDFEPKAHWELAQNLSILDFEAGAKVTGSRFTFYKGLGARLERALISFMMDLHSDKHGYEEMLPPYIVNRDSLYGTGQLPKFEEDLFKISDTDYYLIPTAEVPVTNYHREEILNSEDLPKYYVAYSSCFRSEAGAAGRDTRGLIRQHQFNKVEMVKIVHPETSFDELEKMTADAERVLQLLNLPYRVMALCTGDMGFGSMKTYDLEVWLPESGVYREISSCSNIGDFQARRANIRFRPEPKSKPEFVHTLNGSGLAVGRTVAAILENYQQADGSVVIPEVLRPYMGNVSIIDQKK
- a CDS encoding small acid-soluble spore protein P, which produces MSKPKAIPVPEAQEQPKQRKDHDRGGQEPLSGSHRAKIRKQDGHFNPEG
- the tadA gene encoding tRNA adenosine(34) deaminase TadA, producing the protein MISNSIDPLAVDNDNHEHWMREAIAEARKAEELGEVPIGAVIVRGDEIIGRGYNLRETTYDGTAHAEMVAIREASQHLGAWRLLDCRLYVTLEPCPMCAGAIVQSRVPELIYGAGDPKAGCAGTLMNLLQEPRFNHRTNVVQGVLQEECASLLTQFFRRLRGKL
- a CDS encoding ATP-binding protein, with translation MSIKTKLSMIMSISVLFILLLNITLNYYTTQENLQQDSETKMVMAATQIAITVQQTGFSSAYVDNIFGDMLKVAAVNAAKALDPDINNITNQQLVELSKEIGVTHISLMVRTNDDIVVARSSSQDEIGLSTKNWGYWHTAFLELFQYGKVVSVTEGQRSDHFWSGPFEFSTSNPEFIDKWGYYYDSKRNYIIDPYIRNSNIKDFVKITSPDTVVKETLKSNPRILEVTGINPETFGNEYMREDGTDDVHHKLRNRPITFGTYDYGSLDQDAEAVQKAVSTGDNVVFVSTINNKKVLKSFIPIVSENKPTSVISVVMDYEAISSVMREQMISLVAISLVLLEIVIFGSYIVAGYFTKPIQAILGTVNDVSDGHFDRRLEVSSRDELGQLAGRINAMTRNLGNYTSQLKQMVDENQSVKEYLESVINQTADAIHTTDTYERVISVNKAFEQLYGWKAHEVVGRKPALVPPAKEEEEQERIRRLRAGERLPPVETVRLHKDGSAIEVSISTSLVRDENGEVTSMISVSRDVTERNRIEELLRRSEKLNTVGQLAAGVAHEIRNPLTTLRGFLQLQKQTHKVNPDHIDLMLSELDRINLIVSEFLILAKPQAIHFQERDVRIIMRDVISFLDSQAHLYSIEFKLKFTEALTYVHCEENQLKQVFINLLKNAIEAMPDGGRIWIELSRPKGEWVQIDIRDEGQGIPEELMPHLGEPFITNKETGTGLGLMVSQRIIQGHRGMMEIESEVGAGTKVSIVLPAIQRNAIEG
- the rluF gene encoding 23S rRNA pseudouridine(2604) synthase RluF, producing MRINKFISETGYCSRREADKLVESGKVTINGVVAVLGSQAEEGDDVRIQGKPLQDKKKHVYIALNKPVGITSTTEPHIKGNIVDFVGHKERIFPIGRLDKDSEGLILLTNDGDIVNKILRSEGKHEKEYIVTVDRPVTESFLSGMSSGVKILGEMTLPCEVTRMSERVFRIILTEGKNRQIRRMCSAFGYEVRKLQRIRIMNIRLGSQRIGAWRDLNEKEKEELGRLLNYRLE
- the motB gene encoding flagellar motor protein MotB, with product MSKKTRHEPHEEHADESWLLPYADLLTLLLALFLVLYAMSATDARKFQEMSEAFSVALTGGTGVLDYSKTEPSDDPPNIKDHKATSPSVPATTPDQRRAELMRQEQQDLEKLKKQLDNYIKNNGLTSELSTKLNHSQLVITIRDNALFPSGEAVVKPEARKLAMAISQMLHKFPDYEIIVSGHTDNVPISNSRYPSNWDLSSDRALQFMKILLTNSELDPKRFMPIGYGEYHPIADNNTAAGRAKNRRVEVSIIRKYQDSATFTSVNE
- the motA gene encoding flagellar motor stator protein MotA, whose protein sequence is MEISTIIGLIIGIVAVLVGMILKGASLLALYNPAAYLIILGGTAATLFIGFPLVELKKIPKLVKMTFVKQNLMDKTDMIKLFMEWASITRREGLLALETKVDEIDDSFLRNGMRMIIDGNDQEFVRDVLMEDINATEERHRSGSLIFSQAGMYAPSLGVLGAVIGLIAALSHMEDMGELAHAIGAAFIATLLGIFTGYVICHPIANKLKRLSKREVEIRLMMVEGLLSIQSGVSTIAINQKLSVFLTPSERAELSEREAGASEQKD
- a CDS encoding 4a-hydroxytetrahydrobiopterin dehydratase; this encodes MLYTQQEVEAHLEKLEGWEFEQGRWIVRKYTFSSFMKGIAFVDEVAAISEAFGHHPYITIDYKVVTLRLTSWDDGGITAVDIKEAQQFNEAYEKSRSKDGKSGQ
- a CDS encoding c-type cytochrome — its product is MQKWIMSGLFFVACALAIALMFTLPGKEQVAQEEKPTMPEVTLDAAAAEATLKASCISCHGDQLQGGAGPALNQVGGHMDADAIFNVVTKGRKGMPSFKDQLKPEEIANIALYLAEKK